The Peromyscus maniculatus bairdii isolate BWxNUB_F1_BW_parent chromosome 6, HU_Pman_BW_mat_3.1, whole genome shotgun sequence genomic interval ATCTTAGCATCCTCATGTTTGCTCTCCATCCTGATTGCCTGGGGCTGAACCCTGCTTTGTGTACTTTGCTAACTGTGTGACCGCTGACAAGTCCCTTAGTCAATGGTTCATGCCTCACAGGCCTTTGTGAGGGGCGAATGAGTCAATCCATGTTACTATGAGGGGAGTGTGTAGTCTGCAGTAAACTTTATTTAAGGATCTACTCGAATTTAACAGCTCTCTGTTGTATCTGGGTGTGAtgtgtctgctctctctctctcctgtctggcCCCTCCCAACCTCAGGGCTTCCTGAAACCAGAACTGCTGGGCAGTGAGTTCACCCACCTTGAGTTCCCCCGACGAGTTCAGCCCAAGGAGCTGGGGCAGAGGATGCTGTACAGGGACCAGAATATGACTGGCTGGTAACACTTCCCTCAGAGCTGGGGCCGTTCCCATGGCAATGCAACCAGTCCTTCACCAGCAGCCAGGTGGAAGCTGCAGGGTGGGTcaggctgggagttgggggcTGTGGCCATTCCCTGGAAGGCCTTGTGTGGCGGTGGTGTGGCGGTGTGCTGTACGGAGGGGACAGGGGCTTTGAGTGATGATGCCTCCTCtactcctccctccccagggccTACAAAAAGATTGAGCTGGAGGATCTCAGGTTTCCTCTGGTCTGTGGGGAGGGTAAAAAGGTAAACCccatgggagaggaaggaagacctACCACAGTTTGTCCAGGGAGGTGGGGGTGTCAccggagaggaggtgggggggggggttccatgGTCTCAGTGAGTCTGAGAGAGGAACTAAATAGctttccttctcatttccctcaGGCCCGGGTAATGGCCACTATTGGGGTGACCCGAGGCTTGGGAGACCACAACCTTAAGGTCTGTAGTTCCACTCTGCCCATCAAGCCTTTCCTCTCCTGCTTCCCCGAGGTGAGTGAGCACACCTTTCCTTCAGGCTGGCTTCTACCCAGggcccctccccccccttttttttttatctccaacCTCCCTGTCTAGCAACCCTCACACCtcagtcctctctcctctctctccctcccaggtACGAGTGTATGACCTGACGCAGTATGAGCACTGTCCGGATGATGTGCTAGTCCTGGGAACAGATGGCTTGTGGGATGTGACCAGTGACTGTGAGGTAGCCGCCACTGTGGACAAGGTGCTGTCAGCCCATGAGCCCAATGATCCCAGCAGGTAGGGGGCTGCCTGGCGAGGTGCTGGGGGGAAGCACTGGTGAAGGAAGGGGCCAAGGGGAAGAAAGCCTGGAGACCCACATATGGGCCTGTATGTCCATCTTCTCCTATGTGTGTCCGTacatgaatgtgcacatgtgCTCCTGGCAGGTATACAGCTCTGGCCCAAGCTCTGGTCCTAGGGGCCCGGGGCATCCCCCGGGACCGTGGCTGGCGTCTCCCCAACAACAAGCTGGGTTCCGGGGATGACATCTCGGTCTTCGTCATCCCCCTGGGAGGGCCAGGCAGTTACTCCTGATGGGCCCAGCCCCATCCCTCTCACCGCCATCTAAGCCTCTCCATACTTACCCTTCTCCCGGTCCCAATACTGAAGTTGTGTTCCTGACTCTTGAGTGGCCATTTAATTGACAAAGGGATGCCCACTAGATCCAGAATTGGAGCAACTGACAAATAaaacagatggagaaagaaaggtaTGTGTCATTATTTGCCTCGAATGGAACCCGAAAGGTGGGCAATGGAAAGAACATCAGAACATTCCTAAAAATGTGGCTTCCCCCGATTCTTCTGCTGCCCCCTTTGCCCACTCCATGTACTTGCCACGAGTGGCCCCATCTGCCTCATCCATCTGTGGCTTCTTCCATCTGCTGATAGCTCCGAGTCTGTGTGTCTAGCCCAAACCTTTGCTGAGCTTTGAGACCCATGCATCCCAGTCATCTCCCAACCATTTCCTCCATAGTACTCTGGTGCTTCTGATCAATACACCTGGAACTGAATTCACAATTTCCCCATAAATAATTCTTCTCCTGCTTCACCCTTTTAGTGGGCACCATCATGGCTGCTCAAGTTAGTAATCCAGCAGTTGGTCCCACCTGGCTTACGTATCTTCATTACAGTTCTCAACTACTTTAATCATTCAGGCCAAGTGAATGTTTCAGGAAATCAGCTGCCTAGATGATGGTGGTATATGCAGTGTAGCCCAGCTGTGTCCTAGGCTGTAGCGTCTGTTTGTGTAAGTCCACTTAATGCTATTCACACAATAAAGAAATTCCCTAGCAGCACATTCTCTTAGCATCtctaatacatatatatgactcTGCTGTTGactactttaagatttttttcctatttgcctTTTTCTTTGCCTCCCTCGTCACATTAGCTCCTTATTACACCGACTTCCTAACCTCAGTGGCTCCTCACTGTGCCTAGGACAGAACTAAAGTTAAAGTCCTGAGCACGTAAGGACCCTTTCTTTCTCCAGCCTCACTATCCTCCTCCAAACTCTGTGGGCTTGTCAGAGCTCCAACTTATTTTAAATCTCACATTACCATTTCTTGACGATTCACCTGTCCTCCAGGACTGAGACCCCACAGCCCCTGTATGCTGCTAAGGCGGTTACCTCCAGGATTATAACTGCCCACCCAAAGGAGGAACCAATGGGGAGTAGCTGTGAAGGGCAGGGACTCTTAAGTCCGACTGTTTTGAGCCAACACTACTGTAACTTCTGTGATCCTCCATGTCTCAGTGAAATGTAGATAACTACTGCCTCATAGAACTAGAGGAAGTTAGAGTGGGCAGGGTGAGCAAGGTTCATGTAATAAAGCTTCAGAAGTGCTAGCTCTGTTAGGTTGTCTGTGTTCTTCATTTAGACCATTAGTGATTTGAAGGCAGAAACGCATGGTCCATATATAGCATTCAGTTCACAGTCAACCAACACTTACCGAGTGAATTCAGAGGCCTGGGGGCCAAACTGCCGTTCAACCCCTCAGTTGCCTGATTCACCAAACGTGTGGTTTGGGCTTCAGATCCTGAGCAAGTGTctgtgtattggtgaaattatcaaggccactccacgtagttaaaaggaagatttatttagtgggtgacttacaaatgaaggaataggtagattgtgggggggggggtctggggaaggtgtatcgcagtccagcggtgttctctggagctctgcacagtcaacctccaccgtccagggtccaggaacagagagagcgctcgcccatccaggtctccggtctccagacgcctcccttggccccgcctcgtaggcgtgacagttgccagagtctcaatgggggttggaacttccagatccaagctggactagctacccactacactgtgTATGTGTTCGCCTGTGCTTGAGACAGCTTTTGTCTACTTTAAGATTTTTGACGActttaagatttttaaagtagTCAAAATGCCCACTCCATGTACTTgccacgagtgctgggattgcaggcataagCCTCAAGCCCAGCTGTACTTGTGGTAGACTCCACATGACTTCTAACATGCGTTTACTTGGCAAGTCTTTGTTGAAAGCTGGTTAGATGGTTCAGAGGGCAGGTTGGAGGAGGAGCATGGGAGCAGGGAGCCAGCACCTTCCTAGGATCCCTGTAAATTACAGGCCTGgctgtaaatttaatttttttttttttttggtttttttgagacagcgtttctccatgtagttttggtgcctgtcctggactcgctctgtagaccagtctggcctcaaactcacagagatccgcctgcctctgcctcctgaagtgctgggatgaaaggcataaGCTGCCGCTGCCGCCTGGCTTgattggtttttttaaaaaagtgttctgtctgcatgcatgcccacaggccagaagagggcgccagatctcattctagatggttgtgaaccaccaagtggttgctgagaattgaacttaggacctctggaagagcaagcagccagtgctctttacctctgaggcTGATTGATTTTTGAGTCGGGATCTCATGTAGCAAGATTGGTCTGGAActaactcaagagatccacctgcctctgctccctgtgtATTACCATGGCCCATTTCACTATAAATTCTTGCTGTCACAAATCGTTTGCCAAACCACTTCCCTGGGCTTCAGTTTCTTTACAGGCAAAAGGGAAGGAGTGAACTTATTCCAGAGAACTCGTGTTTAAAGTACCCAGCACTAGCAAATAAAATATTGGTCGACTTCCTCCAACACCCACCTCCTTTATAAGGAAGGAGAAACAGGGTCAGGTAAACAACACATCAATACAGCACAATACAATAGGAGTatgagctcagttcccagttgGCGACGGGGAAGGACTTCCAGGAGTGTGCTCTTAACAGGACATAGGGAAATTCCCGGCCAAGGAAGGAAGGGCCTTGTAAGGCGACGGTGACTGGGGACTGCAAATCGCAAAAGGCTTCTAAGGCTCGGGATTGCGTCGTGTTACACTTAACGCAGTGATTCCTGGTGCTGAGAGTGGGCAGCTTCTACATAACCAGTCCCCTCGGTCACGGCGAGGGCGTAGGAGGGGCAGAACCTCGAGGGCTGCTTGGCCACGCGAGGGCAGCAGCGGCCCTCGCTGACCCCACCCTGGGAGCCGCTCAACTTTCCCGACTCGGGTCCGCCCCCCACGGTAGGAGGGTTGGGAAGTGAAGGGGCCGAGGCCGAGTCCTCTGGGGTCCCCACCCGCCCGCTCACCGCCCAACACTCCAGAAATCTCCCCGGCACGGTCCTTCCAGCTCCAGCCCCACGCCCCATGCCCGGCCCGCAGCGGGGGTGACCTGCGGCCGCCCGGGGCCGGGAGCAGAGGCGGGCCGAGCCAAGGGCCGCCCCCCGTCGACCCCTTCCCTCCCCCGACTGGCCCGCCCCGGAGCGGTGCTGGAGAGTGGGGCGGGGTTCGGGTCAGTCTCAGCCTCCGGCACCGGCCGCGCAGCTGGAGGCGGCGGAGCGGAAGGTACCTGGGCCCGAGCTGGGGGTGGTGGCGAGGCGTCCTGGGAACTGGGCTCCGAGGAAGGCACTTTCCCGGTTTTCTGATCGCTGGGGGAACGGCCCCGCAGGGGGCTCCGGGCCGGGCACGGGAGAGCGCCCCGAACTGCGGGGCGGGCGCTCAGCCTCCTGGGTTAGAGCGCTCTCGAACCAGAGCCTCTTCTGAGCCCTTTCTGAGCCCTGCCTTTCCGAACCTCCCTAGCCGGGCCAGGGATCcgcttggatctctgtgagcgaTCCTATCCAGGCGCTCCAGTTCCGGGCGGGGCGTAAGGAACAGGGCCTTAGGCCGGCTAGGGGAGTTCTGGCCTGGGAAGAGGAATGGCGGGAATAGGGGCGGGTGTTACTATTGGGGGCTGCCACTGCCTGGCGGGTCTGGACGCCGCCCTAGACGGCTTTTGGAGCTAAGTCTGAGCTAAGAGGTTGAGACGGCTAGGAAGGATCCCGCTCCTGTGTTGTGTATGTGCGTCTCGAGTGAGGAAAATAACAGAACACCAAAATCCCAGACTCTGCCTCCTACCCTGTTGGGAGGTTGGGGAGTGTTAGGGGGTTGGGCCGAAAGCTGGGGcccatttcttcctttacttcTGGCTTTAAAGTTAAGGAATAGGTGTTGCCTGAAGAGTGATTCCTTGCCTAGATCTCAGGGGAGCAGAGTACAAAGGCCTGTTGGATCACCTGGGAAACCAAGAGAATAAGGAGAGCTAGTGTTTTGTCTCGGGGAAGGCCCCACAAGTTCCAGACCCCTCTCCAGGCCCTGCCTGAGGTTTCCTTGTCTCTCTTAGGATCAGTGGGGCAGTTCCTCTGGGACTGCGTTTCACAGGGAGTGTGAGCCTTGCCATTTTGGCCTTGGGCCTAATGCCCTGGCTTGGCCTGGGTCTCCAATTCTTCTGGGCCAAGAAGAGGCTAAATGCAAGATTTTCTGAGGTGGGGGCTCAAACCCTGCCCTGAAGttcaggcctctgcctcctgccttctgGTGCCAACCATGTTTGCTGTGGGACAGACAGTGGCACATGCGTGCGGAAGTGACTAGCTGTTGGTGTCCGTAGTCATCACCTCCGTCGTCAACACTGCCCACCCTGGGTTGGGGCTGTCTCATCCAGTCTGTATACAGCTGGACTAGTTGAATTAATGGGAGTAGGTGGGGGAGTTGGAAGAAATCCCGTGGGTTACCTGGATATACTTCTCAGATCTCCCTTTTAAAGGAGATCTTTAAAAGCAGCAGAGTGaatgctttcttctctgtcttttgggGTATCAGGGAGAACCCCTTGTGGTGGGGGGTGGTAAGTGTGGCTGTGCATACTCAACTATAAATTCTCTGTGACTCATGTCCTCTTCCCTCAcgtcccagtgtgtgtgtgtgtgtgtgtgtgtgtgtgtgtgtgtgtgtgtgtgtgtgtgtgtgtaggggaggagGAACCACCCAGGAGCCTGATGCTGAAAAGAATCAGCACGAGGCTGGAGTGTTCTGCTTCCTAAAAGGCAGGCAGGCGGCACAGGCCAGGGTCTGAGGTGGTGGTGTGTAGGGAGAAAAGGAGTCCAGCTGAGCCAGACAGGATATGGGGATTGAAAGGAAAAGCCACGTTTGGGGCTGAGATCGGGTTACTGTCCCCTTTTTAACTGCTCCCTGCCTGGTCAGAGCTTAGACTGATCCTCATTAGTCTTTTCTTTTGGGGCTCCTCCCAGCCCAGGCTCTAgttccctccacctccccaacaGCCTTGACTCCATCTCTACTCCTAAGCTGGCTGGtactctccctcccctccaggcCTGTGTGGGCCTGGGGACCTCAGTAGCCTGGTCTGCTCCCCTTCCCtgggagggggagctgggaaggctgagaagctgCGACCTGCTTGTTCATGTGTGCTGGCGTGCGGGACACACGCAAACCCTGAGAAGCCGGACTCCTTGCCTTGAGTCACAGGGAGGTGTCTCCGGGGCCTCAGGGTCAGCTGGCCTCTGGGAGGAAGGGGCTGTTCCAGAGAGTGGGTGGAGGTGATTCCCAAGTGGATTAGCTCCATCACAGCAGTGCTGTGGTAGATGTGTGGCTCCCCACAGTGTGGTCATTGTCCCCTGTCAGGGGCTGAGTGACCCAATGTTGCTGCCAGGcccaggaggggggggggggcgggctgcCTGACCGTGAGCTGCCAGGACTGAGCCTTCTTTGTGTGACTTTGGGGAAGGGATGGGGTGGGCCAGGGACGCCAGCCGGCTGCTCCCACTGCCCTCTGGCTTACTTTCTTTGCTCCTGATCTCACCTGTGGCGTCCAGTCTGGATCCACACAATGTCCAGTTGCTCTACTTTGAGAGGCAGCCCTTCAACTGATGCGTCAGACTCTGAATACGTGTCTAAACCTCACTGAGCCTCGGTGTCCTGCTTTTGTCGGAATAGGGTGGcctggggtcagtgagatggctcagcgggcaaaggtgcttgccgaGCAAGGGCGATGACTGAGTTCGAGCCCGGGAACCCACTGGAAGGTAGAGGGAGATAACTGAgtacaagttgtcccctgacgtCCACATCCACCTAACGGGCAGCTGGAGAGCTGAAGGTTCTTCTCAAAATGCCCAACAAAGCACGTGTGTCCAGGGAAGAGACGAGCACCTAGCTGCGCTACCAATGCTCCTTGCTTCACCCCACCTCCTGTAGCTGGCTTCTTTGTGACCAGGCATGCGTGACTTCTACTGAGGGACAATCCATTCTAGCTTGCATTTTAGTGATTTTTTAACGAGTCAAAATCTTGGCAACATGAAGCTGATAGGCAAGGCAGATAAATCGAGGTCTTTTGGAGTACACCTGAGCACTTCTCAGGTGCCCAGGGTTTTGCACGTGAATGGGTAAGATTTCAGCCAGCTGGCTTCTACATGTCATTGTCCTCCTCCTGATCAACTCTAACTCATCCCGGAAGACCTGTTCTGGCCAGCATTTCGAGGTCTTTCGCCTGCAGGATGGGTTCTTGGCAAGAACATGCCTTGGCaagtcccttcccttcctttgctGGATGTTGTGGTTTTCACGGAAGTTTGGGGCCCCTAAAGAAGCCTGCTGTTGGActgactggattttttttctcccaaatccCCACTGCCTCTGGACTGCCAGTTTCAGCCATGGCTGCAATCCGTAAGAAGCTGGTGATTGTGGGTGACGGTGCCTGTGGGAAGAcctgccttctcattgtcttCAGCAAGGATCAGTTCCCAGAGGTCTATGTCCCTACGGTCTTTGAGAACTACATCGCAGACATTGAAGTGGATGGCAAACAGGTGAAGGCCGAGACTTCCTTGCCTGGGAACCCTGCCCCCAGCCACGTAGGGCCCTAGGATGCCGTTTCTTAGCACCCAGATATACGTCTTCACTTCATTTCCCTGCTGGAACCAGCAGAACTTAGGAAGTGAAACTGTAGCCCCAGAAAACCTGGATGTACTTATCTGGTTTGACCACATACTGGCGCTGGAATCTGAGCCAAgtccctttgcctctgggcttaaCCTCTCCCTGCTGCAAAATGTGAATGAGGGTGAGACCTACCCCCAAGGGTTGCTGTAAGAATTAAATGGTGCTTACCACGGCAGCTCATCCACCACAAAGATCAAATCCACCTTAGATTTTTAGAAGTGTATTGTTGGTTTTGTGACTGGTCAGTACAGCTCAGCACATAGTGCTGGAAAGACGTTCCGTAAGTTTATAGGACCAGTGATTTCAGGGGGCCTCGGGGTGTTAGGTTGGGGATCCTTGGGCTAGCTACTCAGCAGCCCTATGTATGTGTCAGGTGGAGCTGGCTCTGTGGGACACAGCAGGGCAAGAAGACTACGATCGCCTGCGGCCCCTGTCCTACCCGGACACTGACGTCATCCTCATGTGTTTCTCCATTGACAGCCCTGACAGCCTTGGTAAGGCTTtggaggagggactgagagcCTGCAGAGGCCGTGGGGAGGGAGTGTTGGGAGTGTAGGCCCTGCAGGTCTCCTTTGCTATGGAGACAGGAGCCCTTGGGGTGGAGGGTGTCCACTCCAAAGGGCTTTGAGCTGTGTAGGGTGCCTGCCCGTTCAATAGTCTCTGTGAACGCTGTGGAAGACCGGGGGCCTCTGGTGCTCCGCGGGTACACCTACACCTTTTGGGATATCTCCGCAGAAAACATTCCTGAGAAGTGGACCCCGGAAGTGAAGCACTTTTGTCCCAACGTGCCCATCATCCTAGTGGGGAATAAAAAGGATCTGAGGCAAGATGAGCATACCAGAAGAGAGCTGGCCAAGATGAAACAGGTGGGTGGGGCAGCTCTTGTGGTGAGGAAAGGTCCTCGAGGGTCAGAAAACTAGGATGGAAAGCAGCCGATAGCCTTAGCCTTATCGAGACTCGGGGTTCGCCTCCTGCTGTCTGTGGTCTACGTGATGGGGGAACTAGAGGGTCCGCAGAGTACTAGAGGGTCCGCAGAGTACCCAAACTGTCAGAGAAGTGACCTGTCCAAGGGCATTGTTTTCACAACTTGTTCCAGCGGATGGTCtggtctgtctttggagttggggctactaagatgaatgaagagccATCCTTACCCTCAGGGGCAGCCCTGTCAAGGAGGGGTGTGGGAGCCGTGCCGGTAGAGTGCCCTGGGAGGGAGGGCATTGTAAGGGAAAGGTTCAGAGGGTGCGCACTCAGAGCCCTGCTAAATGACTCGAGGCTGGGGCCTGATTTATTTAGAGGACGGTAAGGAAGGTAGGCTATCTCGGGAGGATAATTAAGGTTTTAATTGGGGACAGATGTCCAGTCTGTCTGTTAGTAAAAATATTCTGGTAGCTCTGTAGGAGGgactggagcagtggttctcagcctgtgggtcatgacccctttggtggTTGCCTATCAGccatttacatcatgattcataacactagTTATGAAGCGGCAACCGAGTAACTTTGTGGTTGGGGCCACCACAACCCGAGGACCGATGTGAAAGTTGAGGACAGTGGGCTAGAGGAAGATGAGAACGGAGGTCAGCTGGGCAGTGGGCACTTGTTCCGGGGAGGAGGAATGAGCGTGTAGGGGTAAggctgggtgggaggggagaataGACAGAATTCGGAAATGGCAACTTGGGTCTTAGGGCCCCAGCCTGGAAACGGCCTGTGGTAGCTGGGACCTGGGTGTTCTGCAGGGCGTATGGAGGATGTTGATTTGCCCCTTCTTTTGACCCCATGTCTTGTCTTCGCAGGAGCCCGTTCGGTCTGAGGAAGGCCGGGACATGGCAAACAGGATCAGTGCCTTTGGCTACCTTGAGTGCTCAGCCAAGACCAAGGAAGGGGTGCGGGAGGTATTTGAGATGGCCACTCGGGCTGGCCTGCAGGTCCGCAAGAATAAGCGCCGGAGGGGCTGTCCCATTCTCTGACTTTCCCAAGGTCTCTCCAATTCCGCCCCTCCCCCCGGGggtacacatcacacaccacccacccacccgcccccTTCCACCCTCGTAGGACTCCACACTGCCAGTTTCCTTTCTGGTTCTTTCCTGCCCAGGACTGCATGAGTTTTCCCAGCCCCGAGTGGGGGCTGGTCGGCCCTTCCTCCTTGCCTCTGGGAACCAGGCTGGTCAGCCCTGCCCCTTCCTGAGCAGGGCCCCTCCTCCCGCTGCATTGGTCCAGGGATAGGGCTCTTAGTCCCTTTGGCCTTCCCCATATCACACACCAGCACTTTATATATTTCTGGCTCACAGGAGGAGTCTGGGATAGGGACCGGGGTTTCTGCTTTGGGTAGTAGCCTTGCTCTGACTTTACTTGGTGGGAGGGCAGGACATGAATAAAGGTCAAAGGTTCCGCCATGTGTGGCAGCTTCCTGTCTTTCCTGGCCTCCCTTGGCTGTGAGCCTGGAGTCCcatctttttctcttcatttccaaGTTGCTGCCTAGGCTGGGCCCCTGTCtgcagaggcagggctggggggcGGAGGCAGCAGGGGACAGGGTGGAGTCTATAGAGTAAGGGATGAGGTCATGTTTGGCTGACTGCCTGGGTGGGTGAGGGGAGTGGTCTGTACCATTGGCTAAACATAGAAGCCTGTGGGTGGCTTCCCTGTCCACTGGGTTTCTTGTCCTCCACGTAGTTCTGAAGGGGTGTGGCTCTGGACAGATCCCCTCCTGGAGGGTCAGCTCCGGGGCACAGGAAGCAAGGCCAGGCTGATGAGACGGAAGCAAGAGGCTTTTGCATAGAAcggcattttgtttttcttaaagcaGCTCAGCAGTGggctgcttgcctagcatattcGAGGcgctgggttccatccccagttaCGGCAAAGgcgagggggaaaaaaaagctttcCTCATCCCCTTCCTCCAAGTTTTAGCAGCTTGGGTTATTGTCCCTAGCAGAGGAAGGGGCGGGACGGTCCGGGCTGTAAACTCCCCAGCCTGCCTGTCTCTCGGTGGACAGGTGAGCTGGGTTCTGGGTCAGGGATGGGCAGCAATAAGGCTTGGCTGGTGTGAGAAGGCGGCAGCTGTGTCTTCAGAGCTCATTTCTCCACTCTGGCTCCACTTGTAAGGGCAGGCCCCCTTCGCCATCCCGCTCCTGGGGGAGACTGTGGTGACGGCGGGGCCCtaggaagaaaaggagacataCTTGCTTTGCTTTGCCTCTTCCCACCGCGCCCCCTGCCTGGCCCACCATGGCCCGTCCGTACCTGAGGTAGAGGGGCTGAGTTTGCTTAGACCTTGGAGCAAGTCTTGTCCCTGCTGCAGGTCCAGTTTAGCAGGAAAGGGGCATCCAGTATAGCCCCCATTTTCTTTACAGAACTCCAGGAATCTGTGGGGTACAGGGACATTGGCAGGGGAAGCTGTGCAGGCTTGGCCGCGGAgcggaggcagaaggcagagtggCCCAGCTTCATGTAAGAATTCAGGGTGGGCAATTGTGAACAGCACCAGATCTGAGGACTGAGTATAAGCGGGTGCTTCGGGGCTCGTGGTCACCAAGAGCAATTATGGGGTGGGAATGCTTACGTTTTCCAGTCCGGGTCATGGCCTAGGAGGAGGGGGTTGCCCACTACGATTAGCAAAGCCTTGGCCCGGGTCACAGCCACGTTGAACCTCTGGGGGGAAGAAGTAGTGATGTCATGGAAGGGACAGGCCCTGAGGAAGAATTCATGCCACCCCACAAGCCTTCTAACCTTGGGGTTCTTGAGGAAACCGAGGTTAAAGTCCAGATCCAGCTGCACAAAGCTCTGGCTGCTCCGGACGGTGGAGATGAGGATGACGCTTCGTTCTTGCCCTTGGAATTCTTCCACAGAGCCCACCTAGAGTGCAGAGGCAGGTCTCGAGACCGGGCAGGCTCAAGAGGAGCCATGGGGACAGACCCGCTCTAGGAGGCAAAGCGGCCGGCCAGGAAGGTACAGACAAGTCACTGGTTACTTGTAGATCAGTGAGGAGTGCAGGGCCAGGAAGGGGCCGGGAGGCCTGCCTGCTGGGGAGGCCTGCCTAAgaacagagccagttccagggtGGGGGCTGGACAGGGTTCAAAGCAAATCAAATGGCAGGCACTGCCCGGTGCTCTCCCTGGAGACAGTCACTAATCTGGTCAGAATATCTGAGGGAGAGGCCTGTAAATCataaagcagtggttttcaaccctGGCTCCACACATCAGAATCACCCCTGGagctttacaaaacaaaacaaaacaaaacaaagctgggtggtgatggtgcttaggatcccagtcctcgggaggcagacactctcttgagtttgaagccagcctggtctacagagtgagtgagttccaggacatccagggctacccacacagagaaaccctgtcttgaaaaccaaaaataaattaataaatagtaaacgaaacagtaacaaaaacccaCCCTGGCTTTTCCTCCAGACAGCTATGGTAATTGGCTGGGTGGGACCAAAGCAGTGATACTATTAAAGTtctccaagtgatttttatctgaatcagtGTTGAGCCAGCCCTTCAGACGGAGAGTTAAGCTACAGAGGGAGCAAGGAGATaagatcacatgacaggcagggTTGGTCTAGAGAGTTTGGACTTCATCCTTGGGGGCAGAGGCCACACACCTGACTGATAAGAAAGACACGGTTGGGCACTTGTTAAATAGGCAGGCCTCCAGGTTCCATCTCGGAACTACCTGGGGGAAACCCCAGTTTCGTTTTGAGGAAACAGGGCACAACACAGACTGAGGTCAGAGGCACACGGAAGGCTGGGAGAGAACACAGGGTGCATGTCACCTTCAAATCCTTGATGTCATCCAGCCCTCGAAGTTCCCGGTCGAGTCTGGTGATGCAGTAACGGATTTTTTCTACCTGGAGGGAGGGGATAGGTGCCTTTCTCTCATGCCATCACCCtcacagagggaggcagaggcagacagctgGCCAGGGTGCTGGTGGGCAAAGAGGGAAGTCCTAGTCTTGGACCGAGGGCCTGACCTGCTTCCGGTATGGGGAGATGACGCCCACACTCCGGGGGCTCAGGCGGGCTTTACCCTTCTTGGAGGAAGGGGCCAGGAGCTGTTTCAGGTATGACGTCACCGTGGCAGCCTCTTCAGGGTTGAAGAAGGATGGGCTATTGCCCTCTCGCTCATCTTTGCCCATCACGCCGTGGAAGATGATGGGGAAGCCCTGGACACAGCGGAGCGAGTCCCTCAGGCTGATCTCCCGGCCCCCCTACCCTCCGACCCAGCCAGGGAATCAGGGCTCCAGGGTTGGAGCCCGGAGCCCTGCCCTGCTC includes:
- the Rhoc gene encoding rho-related GTP-binding protein RhoC; this encodes MAAIRKKLVIVGDGACGKTCLLIVFSKDQFPEVYVPTVFENYIADIEVDGKQVELALWDTAGQEDYDRLRPLSYPDTDVILMCFSIDSPDSLENIPEKWTPEVKHFCPNVPIILVGNKKDLRQDEHTRRELAKMKQEPVRSEEGRDMANRISAFGYLECSAKTKEGVREVFEMATRAGLQVRKNKRRRGCPIL